The proteins below come from a single Sorghum bicolor cultivar BTx623 chromosome 4, Sorghum_bicolor_NCBIv3, whole genome shotgun sequence genomic window:
- the LOC8075151 gene encoding iron-phytosiderophore transporter yellow stripe 1 isoform X2 produces the protein MDRARSGAAAAATDDEEIEKHEPVPEDMESDPAAAREKEQVPPWREQVTLRGMVAALLIGFMYTVIVLKMVLSTGQLPTLNVSAALMAFLALRGWTRVLERLGVAHRPFTRQENCVVETCAVACYTIAFGGGFGSTLLGLDKKTYELAGASPANVPGSYKDPGFGWMAGFVAAISFAGLLSLIPLRKVLVIDYKLTYPSGTATAVLINGFHTKQGDKNAKMQVRGFLKYFGLSFIWSFFQWFYTGGDVCGFVQFPTFGLKAWKQTFFFDFSLTYVGAGMICSHLVNISTLLGAILSWGILWPLISKQKGEWYPANIPESSLKSLYGYKAFLCIALIIGDGMYHFFKVFGVTVKGLHQRLNQKHASNRVANGGDEMVPLDDRQRDEIFNNGSFPAWAAYAGYALLTVISVITIPHIFRQVKWYYIIVAYVLAPLLGFANSYGTGLTDINMAYNYGKIALFIFAAWASKENGVIAGLAGGTLVKQLVIASADLMHDFKTGHLTLTSPRSLLVAQFIGTAMGCVVAPLTFLLFYNAFDIGNPNGYWKAPYGLIYRNMAILGVEGFSVLPKHCLALSAGFFVFAFVFSVARDVLPRKYARFVPLPMAMAVPFLVGGSFAIDMCIGSLIVFVWNKMNMKEAMFMVPAVASGLICGDGIWTFPSSVLALAKIKPPICMKFTPGS, from the exons ATGGACCGCGCGCGGAGcggtgccgctgccgctgccacgGACGATGAAGAGATCGAGAAGCACGAGCCGGTGCCTGAGGACATGGAGTCTgacccggcggcggcgcgcgagaAAGAGCAGGTGCCGCCGTGGCGGGAGCAGGTGACGCTGCGCGGCATGGTGGCGGCGCTGCTGATCGGCTTCATGTACACCGTCATCGTCTTGAAGATGGTTCTCAGCACGGGGCAGTTGCCCACGCTGAACGTCTCGGCGGCGCTGATGGCGTTCCTCGCGCTCCGCGGGTGGACGCGCGTGCTGGAGCGCCTCGGCGTCGCGCACCGCCCCTTCACGCGGCAGGAGAACTGCGTCGTCGAGACCTGCGCCGTCGCGTGCTACACCATCGCCTTCGGCG GTGGGTTCGGCTCCACGTTGCTGGGCCTGGACAAGAAGACGTACGAGCTGGCCGGGGCGTCGCCGGCCAACGTGCCAGGGAGCTACAAGGACCCTGGATTCGGCTGGATGGCTGGATTCGTCGCGGCGATCAGCTTCGCCGGCCTCCTAAGCTTGATTCCTCTCAGAAAG GTTTTGGTCATAGACTACAAGTTAACTTACCCAAGTGGAACTGCAACTGCTGTTCTCATAAACGGTTTCCACACCAAGCAAGGAGACAAGAATGC CAAGATGCAAGTCCGTGGGTTTCTGAAGTACTTTGGGCTCAGCTTCATATGGAGTTTTTTCCAGTGGTTCTACACAGGCGGTGATGTTTGCGGTTTTGTTCAGTTTCCTACATTCGGTCTGAAGGCTTGGAAGCAAAC TTTCTTCTTTGATTTTAGCCTCACATATGTTGGTGCGGGAATGATTTGTTCTCACCTTGTGAACATCTCCACCCTCCTTGGTGCGATCCTGTCATGGGGGATACTATGGCCACTGATCAGCAAACAAAAAGGAGAGTGGTACCCTGCAAATATACCAGAAAGCAGCTTGAAAAGCTTATACGGTTACAAG GCCTTCCTCTGCATAGCTCTGATCATAGGAGACGGTATGTACCACTTCTTTAAGGTCTTTGGTGTCACTGTTAAGGGCCTGCATCAACGGCTAAACCAGAAACATGCTAGCAATAGAG TGGCAAATGGCGGGGATGAAATGGTGCCACTTGATGATCGACAACGTGATGAGATCTTCAACAATGGTTCTTTCCCCGCCTGGGCAGCTTATGCCGGATATGCATTGCTGACTGTCATTTCAGTGATCACCATCCCACATATATTCCGGCAAGTCAAGTGGTACTACATCATCGTGGCCTATGTCCTCGCCCCTCTTCTCGGTTTCGCCAATTCCTACGGGACAGGGCTCACCGACATCAACATGGCCTACAACTACGGCAAGATCGCGTTGTTCATCTTTGCAGCTTGGGCCAGTAAGGAAAATGGTGTCATCGCCGGTCTTGCCGGCGGCACCCTAGTGAAGCAGTTGGTGATCGCATCTGCTGACCTAATGCATGACTTCAAGACAGGCCACCTGACCTTGACATCGCCGAGGTCTCTGCTCGTGGCGCAGTTCATCGGGACAGCCATGGGCTGCGTCGTCGCGCCTCTCACGTTCTTGCTCTTCTACAACGCGTTCGACATCGGGAACCCCAACGGTTACTGGAAGGCGCCATACGGGTTGATCTACCGGAACATGGCAATCCTTGGTGTGGAGGGTTTCTCTGTCTTGCCCAAGCACTGCCTTGCGCTCTCCGCTGGGTTCTTCGTGTTCGCGTTTGTCTTCAGTGTCGCCCGGGACGTCCTACCGCGGAAGTACGCAAGGTTTGTGCCCCTGCCAATGGCGATGGCTGTGCCGTTCCTTGTGGGTGGGAGCTTCGCGATTGATATGTGTATCGGGAGTCTGATTGTCTTTGTTTGGAACAAGATGAACATGAAGGAGGCTATGTTCATGGTGCCTGCGGTTGCGTCTGGTTTGATCTGTGGAGATGGCATATGGACCTTCCCGTCTTCCGTGCTCGCTTTGGCCAAGATCAAGCCACCGATCTGCATGAAGTTCACGCCTGGAAGCTAG
- the LOC8075151 gene encoding iron-phytosiderophore transporter yellow stripe 1 isoform X1, with translation MDRARSGAAAAATDDEEIEKHEPVPEDMESDPAAAREKEQVPPWREQVTLRGMVAALLIGFMYTVIVLKMVLSTGQLPTLNVSAALMAFLALRGWTRVLERLGVAHRPFTRQENCVVETCAVACYTIAFGGGFGSTLLGLDKKTYELAGASPANVPGSYKDPGFGWMAGFVAAISFAGLLSLIPLRKTFTGFGHRLQVNLPKWNCNCCSHKRFPHQARRQECKMQVRGFLKYFGLSFIWSFFQWFYTGGDVCGFVQFPTFGLKAWKQTFFFDFSLTYVGAGMICSHLVNISTLLGAILSWGILWPLISKQKGEWYPANIPESSLKSLYGYKAFLCIALIIGDGMYHFFKVFGVTVKGLHQRLNQKHASNRVANGGDEMVPLDDRQRDEIFNNGSFPAWAAYAGYALLTVISVITIPHIFRQVKWYYIIVAYVLAPLLGFANSYGTGLTDINMAYNYGKIALFIFAAWASKENGVIAGLAGGTLVKQLVIASADLMHDFKTGHLTLTSPRSLLVAQFIGTAMGCVVAPLTFLLFYNAFDIGNPNGYWKAPYGLIYRNMAILGVEGFSVLPKHCLALSAGFFVFAFVFSVARDVLPRKYARFVPLPMAMAVPFLVGGSFAIDMCIGSLIVFVWNKMNMKEAMFMVPAVASGLICGDGIWTFPSSVLALAKIKPPICMKFTPGS, from the exons ATGGACCGCGCGCGGAGcggtgccgctgccgctgccacgGACGATGAAGAGATCGAGAAGCACGAGCCGGTGCCTGAGGACATGGAGTCTgacccggcggcggcgcgcgagaAAGAGCAGGTGCCGCCGTGGCGGGAGCAGGTGACGCTGCGCGGCATGGTGGCGGCGCTGCTGATCGGCTTCATGTACACCGTCATCGTCTTGAAGATGGTTCTCAGCACGGGGCAGTTGCCCACGCTGAACGTCTCGGCGGCGCTGATGGCGTTCCTCGCGCTCCGCGGGTGGACGCGCGTGCTGGAGCGCCTCGGCGTCGCGCACCGCCCCTTCACGCGGCAGGAGAACTGCGTCGTCGAGACCTGCGCCGTCGCGTGCTACACCATCGCCTTCGGCG GTGGGTTCGGCTCCACGTTGCTGGGCCTGGACAAGAAGACGTACGAGCTGGCCGGGGCGTCGCCGGCCAACGTGCCAGGGAGCTACAAGGACCCTGGATTCGGCTGGATGGCTGGATTCGTCGCGGCGATCAGCTTCGCCGGCCTCCTAAGCTTGATTCCTCTCAGAAAG ACATTTACAGGTTTTGGTCATAGACTACAAGTTAACTTACCCAAGTGGAACTGCAACTGCTGTTCTCATAAACGGTTTCCACACCAAGCAAGGAGACAAGAATGCAAA ATGCAAGTCCGTGGGTTTCTGAAGTACTTTGGGCTCAGCTTCATATGGAGTTTTTTCCAGTGGTTCTACACAGGCGGTGATGTTTGCGGTTTTGTTCAGTTTCCTACATTCGGTCTGAAGGCTTGGAAGCAAAC TTTCTTCTTTGATTTTAGCCTCACATATGTTGGTGCGGGAATGATTTGTTCTCACCTTGTGAACATCTCCACCCTCCTTGGTGCGATCCTGTCATGGGGGATACTATGGCCACTGATCAGCAAACAAAAAGGAGAGTGGTACCCTGCAAATATACCAGAAAGCAGCTTGAAAAGCTTATACGGTTACAAG GCCTTCCTCTGCATAGCTCTGATCATAGGAGACGGTATGTACCACTTCTTTAAGGTCTTTGGTGTCACTGTTAAGGGCCTGCATCAACGGCTAAACCAGAAACATGCTAGCAATAGAG TGGCAAATGGCGGGGATGAAATGGTGCCACTTGATGATCGACAACGTGATGAGATCTTCAACAATGGTTCTTTCCCCGCCTGGGCAGCTTATGCCGGATATGCATTGCTGACTGTCATTTCAGTGATCACCATCCCACATATATTCCGGCAAGTCAAGTGGTACTACATCATCGTGGCCTATGTCCTCGCCCCTCTTCTCGGTTTCGCCAATTCCTACGGGACAGGGCTCACCGACATCAACATGGCCTACAACTACGGCAAGATCGCGTTGTTCATCTTTGCAGCTTGGGCCAGTAAGGAAAATGGTGTCATCGCCGGTCTTGCCGGCGGCACCCTAGTGAAGCAGTTGGTGATCGCATCTGCTGACCTAATGCATGACTTCAAGACAGGCCACCTGACCTTGACATCGCCGAGGTCTCTGCTCGTGGCGCAGTTCATCGGGACAGCCATGGGCTGCGTCGTCGCGCCTCTCACGTTCTTGCTCTTCTACAACGCGTTCGACATCGGGAACCCCAACGGTTACTGGAAGGCGCCATACGGGTTGATCTACCGGAACATGGCAATCCTTGGTGTGGAGGGTTTCTCTGTCTTGCCCAAGCACTGCCTTGCGCTCTCCGCTGGGTTCTTCGTGTTCGCGTTTGTCTTCAGTGTCGCCCGGGACGTCCTACCGCGGAAGTACGCAAGGTTTGTGCCCCTGCCAATGGCGATGGCTGTGCCGTTCCTTGTGGGTGGGAGCTTCGCGATTGATATGTGTATCGGGAGTCTGATTGTCTTTGTTTGGAACAAGATGAACATGAAGGAGGCTATGTTCATGGTGCCTGCGGTTGCGTCTGGTTTGATCTGTGGAGATGGCATATGGACCTTCCCGTCTTCCGTGCTCGCTTTGGCCAAGATCAAGCCACCGATCTGCATGAAGTTCACGCCTGGAAGCTAG